The following coding sequences lie in one Gammaproteobacteria bacterium genomic window:
- a CDS encoding alpha-ketoacid dehydrogenase subunit beta gives MYWEAIRRAHDEEMTRDPLVIAMGEDIGVVGGTYKATNGLYDKFGAERVMDTPISENGYTGLGIGASFAGVRPIIEIMSVNFAWLALDQIANSAAKVRYMSGGQLTAPVVIRSPGGTAHQLGAQHSARMEKVFMGIAGLRVVTPSNPRQAYGLLKSALRCNDPVFINEHELMYNMKGEVPEGEYFHPLEGSEVARAGRDVTLLCYNISVHWCLKAAEILSRQHGIDAEIIDLYALSPLDRAGIKASVSKTHKAVIVEEAEPAVGVGAEVMAIINEECFFELDAAPVRVSAVSVPIPYNHTLEKAAIPNAQDVVNAVLKLFGKV, from the coding sequence ATGTACTGGGAGGCGATTCGCCGCGCGCATGATGAAGAGATGACGCGCGACCCGCTCGTGATCGCGATGGGCGAGGACATCGGCGTGGTGGGCGGCACCTATAAAGCTACGAACGGGCTGTACGACAAATTCGGCGCCGAGCGCGTGATGGACACGCCGATTTCGGAAAACGGTTATACGGGTCTGGGCATCGGCGCGTCGTTTGCCGGTGTGCGCCCCATCATCGAGATCATGTCGGTGAATTTCGCCTGGCTCGCGCTCGACCAGATTGCCAACTCCGCCGCCAAGGTGCGTTACATGTCGGGCGGGCAACTCACCGCGCCGGTGGTCATCCGCTCGCCGGGCGGCACCGCGCATCAGTTGGGCGCGCAGCACTCGGCGCGCATGGAAAAGGTGTTTATGGGTATTGCGGGCCTACGCGTGGTGACGCCATCGAACCCAAGACAGGCCTACGGCCTGCTCAAATCCGCGCTGCGCTGCAACGACCCGGTGTTCATCAACGAACACGAACTCATGTACAACATGAAGGGCGAGGTGCCGGAGGGCGAATACTTCCATCCGCTGGAAGGCTCCGAGGTTGCGCGCGCCGGACGCGATGTCACGCTGTTGTGCTATAACATCTCCGTGCACTGGTGCTTAAAGGCCGCCGAGATTTTATCCAGACAGCACGGCATCGATGCAGAGATCATTGACCTCTACGCGCTCTCACCGCTCGATCGCGCGGGTATCAAGGCATCCGTTTCCAAAACGCACAAGGCGGTGATCGTGGAAGAGGCGGAACCGGCGGTGGGCGTGGGTGCTGAGGTCATGGCCATCATCAACGAGGAGTGCTTCTTCGAGCTGGACGCCGCGCCGGTGCGTGTGTCCGCCGTCAGTGTGCCGATACCCTACAACCACACACTGGAAAAGGCTGCGATTCCCAACGCGCAGGATGTGGTGAACGCCGTGCTTAAATTGTTCGGCAAGGTGTAA
- a CDS encoding pyrimidine/purine nucleoside phosphorylase, producing the protein MSFKNVEVRKKANVYHGGNVTSRTVITTDGKRLTLGVMLPGAYSFNTDEPEVIELTQGKCRIKIGDAGKWSDHSAGQNFSIPAKTRFDIEVTDLVDYVCHFG; encoded by the coding sequence ATGAGTTTCAAGAACGTCGAAGTCAGGAAAAAGGCCAATGTCTATCATGGTGGCAATGTGACCAGCCGCACCGTCATCACTACAGACGGGAAGCGTCTGACGCTGGGCGTGATGCTGCCTGGCGCCTATAGCTTTAATACCGATGAGCCAGAGGTGATCGAACTGACACAAGGAAAATGCCGAATTAAAATCGGCGATGCCGGAAAGTGGAGCGATCATAGTGCAGGTCAAAATTTTTCAATACCGGCCAAGACACGGTTCGATATCGAAGTGACGGATCTGGTGGATTACGTGTGCCACTTTGGGTGA
- a CDS encoding type II toxin-antitoxin system RelE/ParE family toxin, with product MLFVESPAFSRFVDEHVSDEALAALQALLVERPQAGNVIPGAQGLRKLRWGLGGRGKRGGARVIYYYWVDQERIYLLFAYLKNVQSDLTPDQVKRLAAVMKQEVRDGG from the coding sequence ATGCTCTTTGTTGAGTCTCCCGCTTTTAGCCGGTTTGTAGACGAGCATGTCTCTGACGAGGCGCTGGCGGCCTTGCAGGCGTTGTTAGTGGAGCGCCCACAGGCTGGGAACGTAATCCCCGGCGCGCAGGGTTTGCGAAAACTTCGTTGGGGGTTGGGCGGGCGCGGCAAGCGTGGCGGCGCGCGGGTGATTTATTATTACTGGGTGGATCAGGAGCGGATTTACTTGTTGTTTGCGTATCTCAAGAATGTGCAGAGTGATTTGACGCCGGACCAAGTCAAGCGGTTAGCGGCCGTGATGAAGCAGGAGGTGCGAGATGGAGGATAA
- a CDS encoding leucyl aminopeptidase family protein, which yields MQNKIKLKQHTKPLTSREADGLSQLIIVIPKAQVKGGWPEFPYAGTLKKRLSKADTEGLASTPYVTDLPNPVGTHVALGAVNEEMTSFELLTLARKLAGSALARHPGRVTLCLAGLNDTLGARVSEALVTALLAGAYSLPHFKTKKDKRTELATIELYGLAAMPDFRRSYAEAEGNNLARHLTSLPPNELTPATYRRRVTELARHHGWRMRFLDIAALKRLKAGTFLAVAQGSPKPDAGIVHLRYEPARGSRNPAVALVGKGVCFDTGGTNLKPAKHMYGMHEDMEGSAVALGTLLALTELKVNFPVDCWLALVQNHIGPNAYKQNDVVRASNGTTIEVIHTDAEGRMILADTLALASKKKPGFMIDYATLTGACVYALGTAYSGAFTNRPNLIPTLIETGRTSGERVWPFPMDEDYDTQLESKVADIKQCSTEGEADHILAARFLNRFVDKTIPWLHVDLASGNHKGGLAHIPTDITGFGVRYTLNLLLDQNVLTHARGKSK from the coding sequence ATGCAAAATAAAATCAAGCTAAAACAACACACTAAGCCCTTAACCTCCCGTGAGGCCGACGGCCTCTCTCAGCTTATTATCGTCATTCCCAAGGCACAGGTTAAGGGCGGATGGCCGGAATTTCCGTACGCCGGCACACTCAAAAAACGCCTCTCCAAAGCCGACACGGAGGGTCTCGCCAGCACACCCTATGTGACCGACCTGCCCAATCCGGTGGGCACTCATGTGGCGCTGGGGGCGGTGAACGAGGAAATGACCAGCTTCGAATTGCTCACCCTCGCCCGAAAATTAGCAGGCAGCGCACTGGCTCGCCATCCTGGCCGTGTCACGCTTTGCCTCGCCGGGCTTAACGACACTCTCGGCGCCCGAGTAAGCGAGGCCCTGGTAACCGCCCTGCTGGCGGGCGCGTATTCGCTCCCGCACTTCAAGACCAAGAAGGACAAGCGCACGGAGCTTGCTACGATTGAGCTGTACGGACTAGCCGCGATGCCGGATTTCCGCCGCAGCTACGCCGAAGCCGAAGGGAACAATCTTGCGCGTCACTTGACCTCCCTCCCACCCAACGAACTCACGCCGGCTACGTATCGCCGGCGCGTAACGGAGCTGGCGCGCCACCACGGCTGGCGCATGCGTTTCCTCGATATTGCCGCCCTTAAACGCCTGAAAGCGGGCACCTTTCTCGCCGTCGCACAAGGCAGCCCCAAGCCCGATGCGGGCATCGTGCATTTGCGTTACGAACCCGCTCGCGGCAGCCGCAACCCTGCTGTGGCGCTGGTCGGCAAAGGCGTCTGCTTCGACACCGGCGGCACCAACCTCAAACCCGCCAAGCATATGTACGGCATGCACGAAGACATGGAAGGCAGCGCGGTAGCGCTTGGCACGTTACTCGCGCTCACCGAGCTTAAGGTGAACTTTCCCGTGGACTGCTGGCTCGCGCTCGTGCAAAACCACATCGGCCCCAACGCCTACAAACAAAACGACGTAGTGCGCGCCAGCAACGGCACGACCATAGAAGTAATCCACACCGATGCCGAAGGCAGAATGATATTAGCCGACACCCTGGCCTTGGCCAGCAAGAAAAAACCCGGTTTCATGATTGATTACGCCACCCTCACCGGCGCCTGCGTGTACGCATTGGGAACGGCGTACAGCGGCGCGTTCACCAATCGCCCCAACCTGATCCCCACACTGATCGAAACCGGCCGCACCAGCGGCGAGCGCGTCTGGCCGTTCCCTATGGACGAAGACTACGACACGCAACTCGAAAGCAAAGTCGCCGACATCAAACAGTGCAGCACGGAAGGCGAAGCCGATCACATTTTAGCTGCACGGTTTTTGAACCGCTTCGTAGACAAAACCATCCCCTGGCTGCACGTAGACTTGGCAAGCGGCAATCACAAAGGCGGCCTGGCCCACATCCCCACCGACATCACCGGCTTCGGCGTGCGCTACACGCTCAATTTATTACTGGATCAAAACGTGTTGACTCACGCGCGCGGCAAGTCAAAATGA
- a CDS encoding helix-turn-helix domain-containing protein, translating to MEDKAFEALLESVRWMGKHRRGETRKGRITEAIEPEVKALREATQLSQAQFARLIGVSLRTLQNWEQKRSRPTGAARALLKIVAADPEAAIRALHRAA from the coding sequence ATGGAGGATAAGGCATTTGAGGCATTATTAGAGAGCGTGCGCTGGATGGGCAAGCATCGCCGCGGCGAGACGCGCAAGGGCCGGATAACCGAGGCCATTGAGCCGGAGGTGAAAGCCTTGCGGGAAGCCACGCAGCTTTCTCAGGCGCAATTTGCGCGTCTCATCGGCGTGAGTCTGCGCACGCTGCAAAACTGGGAACAGAAACGGTCACGCCCCACGGGGGCGGCGCGGGCGCTGCTTAAGATTGTGGCGGCTGATCCCGAAGCGGCGATCCGTGCGCTGCATCGGGCGGCGTAA
- a CDS encoding peptidase S11, with protein sequence MNKIISRSIAVFILTGLFSIAFAKEVTRDQSSDDPPLSLAASQAIIVDQITGETLYAKDADAQKPIASITKLMTAMVTLDAKLSLRQKLQVTDEDVDMLRHSRSRLAVGRILTRGQLLQLALMSSENRAASALARKYPRGYDAFIAAMNAKAKSLGMLDTHFEDATGLSDGNVSTAQDLVKLVQAGYQYPLIRQITTTARYDLEQGRVVQYKNTNPLFKDKTWRIGLSKTGYIKPAGHCLVMQTQLVRPLIVVLLDAAGKSSIAADSRRIRKWIMTSLASNKLAANKDLTFRN encoded by the coding sequence ATGAACAAGATAATAAGCCGATCCATTGCGGTATTCATCCTTACCGGCCTGTTTAGTATTGCCTTTGCGAAAGAGGTAACGAGGGATCAGAGTTCAGATGACCCGCCGTTGAGTCTGGCGGCGAGCCAGGCGATAATCGTAGATCAAATCACCGGAGAGACCCTTTACGCCAAGGATGCGGACGCTCAGAAGCCCATCGCCTCGATCACCAAGCTGATGACTGCGATGGTCACCTTGGACGCAAAACTGTCACTCCGCCAAAAGCTCCAGGTTACAGATGAGGACGTGGACATGCTGCGTCACTCACGCTCGCGGCTTGCGGTCGGCCGCATCCTCACCCGAGGCCAGCTTTTGCAGTTGGCCCTGATGTCGTCGGAGAACCGCGCCGCTTCGGCCTTGGCGCGCAAATATCCGCGCGGTTACGACGCATTCATCGCGGCGATGAATGCCAAGGCCAAGTCCCTGGGCATGCTGGATACCCATTTTGAAGACGCCACCGGCCTGAGCGATGGCAATGTCTCTACCGCGCAAGATCTGGTCAAACTGGTGCAGGCTGGTTATCAATATCCTCTAATACGTCAAATCACCACTACCGCTAGATACGATCTGGAGCAAGGCCGCGTCGTCCAATACAAAAACACCAACCCGCTCTTTAAGGATAAAACCTGGCGGATCGGCCTCAGCAAGACCGGCTACATCAAACCCGCCGGCCATTGCCTGGTGATGCAGACTCAACTGGTGCGGCCACTCATCGTGGTGCTGCTCGATGCCGCGGGGAAGTCCAGTATCGCCGCGGATTCCAGGCGTATAAGGAAATGGATAATGACCAGCTTGGCGAGCAATAAACTGGCCGCCAATAAAGATTTAACCTTCCGTAACTGA
- a CDS encoding sel1 repeat family protein: protein MALLWIGLIGTALPASFHDGVAAYERGDLAKALQAWRSAADQGDALAQYNLGGLYANGRGVPKDLTEAAKWYRKAAEQGNPLAQYYLATLYEKGEGVNLDRAEAAKWYRKAAAHDVPQAQEALDRLARGKHPPLYLQPRPPLSEQLLVKGSNH, encoded by the coding sequence CTGGCGCTGCTCTGGATTGGGCTAATCGGAACCGCGCTCCCGGCGAGCTTTCACGATGGTGTAGCGGCGTATGAACGGGGTGATCTTGCCAAGGCTTTACAAGCCTGGCGGTCGGCTGCCGACCAAGGGGATGCCTTGGCGCAATATAATCTCGGTGGGCTCTATGCCAATGGCAGAGGGGTCCCCAAGGATTTGACCGAGGCCGCCAAGTGGTATCGCAAAGCGGCTGAGCAGGGGAACCCGCTCGCTCAATATTATTTGGCCACGCTTTACGAAAAGGGTGAGGGCGTGAATCTGGATCGAGCCGAGGCGGCGAAGTGGTACCGCAAGGCCGCGGCCCACGACGTACCGCAGGCTCAAGAGGCCCTGGATCGTTTGGCGAGAGGTAAACACCCGCCGCTATATCTTCAACCACGCCCGCCACTCTCCGAACAGTTGCTCGTCAAGGGCAGCAACCACTGA
- a CDS encoding argininosuccinate synthase: MKNPKKVVLAYSGGLDTSVILKWLQENYHCEVVTFTADIGQGEEVEPARAKAKAAGVKEIYIDDLREEFARDFVFPMFRANAIYEGEYLLGTSIARPLIAKRQIEIANQTGADAVSHGATGKGNDQVRFELGYYALKPDVHVIAPWREWDLTSREKLLAYAEKHGIPVEMKRGKKSPYSMDVNLLHISYEGGVLEDPWAEPEESMWRWTVAPEKAPDKASYLELTYTKGDISAINGEKMAPARVLETLNHIGGANGIGRLDIVENRYVGMKSRGCYETPGGAIMLKAHRAIESITLDREVAHLKDEMMPRYASLIYNGYWWIPERKLIQQMMDASQATVNGVVRVKLYKGNVTVIGRKSETDSLFDASIATFEDDAGAYNQADAGGFIKLNALRMRIAEKLRKKK, translated from the coding sequence ATGAAAAACCCCAAAAAAGTCGTACTCGCCTACTCCGGGGGTCTCGATACCTCCGTCATCCTCAAATGGTTGCAGGAGAATTACCATTGTGAGGTGGTGACCTTCACCGCCGACATCGGCCAGGGCGAGGAGGTCGAACCTGCGCGCGCCAAGGCCAAGGCGGCGGGGGTGAAGGAAATCTATATTGACGACCTGCGCGAGGAGTTTGCGCGCGACTTCGTGTTTCCCATGTTCCGCGCCAACGCGATTTACGAAGGCGAATACCTGCTCGGCACTTCCATCGCGCGGCCCTTGATCGCCAAGCGCCAGATCGAGATCGCCAACCAGACCGGCGCGGATGCGGTGTCGCACGGCGCGACGGGCAAGGGCAACGATCAGGTGCGCTTTGAGCTGGGCTATTACGCACTGAAACCCGACGTGCACGTGATTGCGCCGTGGCGCGAGTGGGATCTGACCTCGCGTGAAAAACTGCTGGCCTATGCGGAGAAGCACGGCATACCCGTGGAAATGAAGCGCGGCAAGAAGTCTCCCTATTCCATGGACGTGAATCTGTTGCACATCTCTTACGAAGGCGGCGTGCTGGAAGATCCGTGGGCGGAGCCGGAGGAAAGCATGTGGCGCTGGACGGTGGCGCCGGAGAAGGCGCCGGATAAGGCAAGCTATCTCGAACTTACTTATACCAAGGGCGACATCAGCGCCATCAACGGCGAGAAGATGGCCCCGGCCAGGGTGCTGGAGACCTTGAATCATATAGGCGGCGCGAACGGCATCGGCCGGCTGGATATCGTCGAGAACCGCTACGTCGGCATGAAGTCGCGCGGCTGTTACGAGACGCCGGGCGGCGCCATCATGCTCAAGGCGCACCGCGCCATCGAGTCCATCACGCTGGACCGGGAGGTCGCGCATCTCAAGGACGAAATGATGCCGCGCTACGCGAGCCTGATTTACAACGGTTACTGGTGGATCCCGGAGCGCAAGCTTATACAGCAGATGATGGATGCCTCACAGGCCACCGTCAACGGTGTGGTGCGCGTGAAGCTCTACAAGGGCAATGTCACGGTAATAGGGCGCAAATCAGAAACCGACAGCCTGTTCGACGCGAGCATCGCAACCTTCGAGGACGACGCCGGGGCCTACAATCAGGCCGATGCCGGCGGGTTCATCAAATTAAACGCCTTGCGCATGCGCATTGCGGAAAAGCTGAGGAAGAAAAAATGA
- a CDS encoding inositol monophosphatase, producing MLPDLKEVCGIVIEGARQELLPRFRNIARDIKHDGSVVTEADIGLQQCLQRGLAERWPQYPLLGEEMPIEEQERLRGQNAAGLWCLDPLDGTTNFASGIPFFAVSLALLEDGVPVLGVVYDPLRDECFTARRGQGAWLNEAPLTIKSRHTPLNRSVAVVDFKRLTAPLSARLAQQPPYLSQRNFGCVVLEWCWLAAGRFDVYLHGGQKQWDYAAGSLILAEAGGHARTLQGEAVACASGQPRSVVAALDEQLFGEWRAWLKI from the coding sequence ATGCTGCCCGATTTGAAGGAAGTCTGTGGGATTGTCATCGAAGGTGCGAGGCAAGAGCTGTTGCCGCGCTTTCGCAACATCGCGCGCGACATCAAGCACGACGGCAGTGTCGTGACAGAAGCCGACATCGGTTTACAGCAATGCCTACAGCGCGGCTTGGCCGAGCGCTGGCCGCAATATCCCCTGCTCGGAGAGGAAATGCCGATAGAAGAGCAGGAACGCTTGCGCGGTCAGAATGCGGCGGGCTTGTGGTGTCTCGACCCTCTGGACGGCACCACCAATTTTGCCTCGGGGATTCCCTTCTTTGCCGTCTCCCTGGCGCTGCTGGAAGACGGCGTACCGGTGCTGGGAGTGGTCTACGATCCGCTACGCGATGAATGTTTCACGGCGAGAAGGGGGCAGGGAGCGTGGCTCAATGAAGCACCCCTCACGATCAAGTCCCGACATACCCCGCTCAACCGCAGCGTAGCGGTGGTGGATTTCAAGCGCCTAACCGCCCCGCTCTCCGCCAGATTGGCGCAGCAACCGCCGTATCTTTCGCAACGTAATTTTGGCTGCGTTGTCCTGGAATGGTGCTGGCTGGCGGCGGGCCGGTTTGATGTCTATCTGCACGGTGGCCAGAAGCAGTGGGACTATGCGGCGGGAAGTCTGATACTCGCCGAGGCTGGAGGTCATGCGCGGACGTTGCAAGGTGAAGCGGTTGCCTGTGCCTCGGGACAGCCCCGTTCAGTGGTTGCTGCCCTTGACGAGCAACTGTTCGGAGAGTGGCGGGCGTGGTTGAAGATATAG
- a CDS encoding AbrB/MazE/SpoVT family DNA-binding domain-containing protein, with translation MKAKIAERGQVTIPKLLRDRLGLRPGAQLDFTVEAGKLVAVKAKDTDVVSQVIGCLRMDKTTDAFLEEVRGKA, from the coding sequence ATGAAAGCCAAAATCGCAGAACGCGGCCAAGTAACCATCCCTAAACTCCTGCGCGACAGGCTGGGCTTGCGCCCAGGCGCGCAACTGGATTTCACCGTGGAAGCAGGCAAGCTGGTGGCGGTGAAGGCCAAAGATACAGACGTGGTGAGCCAGGTAATCGGCTGTCTCAGAATGGATAAGACCACCGACGCCTTTCTGGAAGAGGTGCGGGGGAAGGCGTGA
- a CDS encoding FAD-dependent oxidoreductase, whose product MSEPHPIKMPQLSDTMTEGVVVSWEKNIGDQVSRGDVVATVETDKAIMDVEVFRDGFLSGPRAALNSVVPVGAPIGYLVASAAEVQAEGAAPAPAAATRVEVKQTSKLTETAAPAQAVAQPAATPAPQAATHMDVLVSREAGSRERPTHVIKMPQLSDTMTEGVVVGWTKKVGDKIERGDVVAQVETDKAIMDVEVFRAGFLSGPIAPVDSVVAVGGALAYLVDKSEDVVHTALAVMGKGAVDNVTSPSEQEERHRLAAAHPAPGHKAPLMGAEPSEPVARPDNKQATPQARKLAAELHVNLNTLKGSGPDGVITAQDVRRAQPLERPSEVAPQIPAHVMPEVQVPGHGRAMTAMERAVTHSMTAALTMPTFHVTLHAKPENLIKAAKRKGVSLTVLIAKACAEAIKKHPTVNWAYQPVDKLVERDDVDIGIAVSADSGGLVVPVLRHCESRGLDELNTSWKDLVERARVRRLKPEEYANPTFMISNMGMLGVSYFDAIPTPGTAAILAIATTQEQGMPLTVTADHRVVNGAEVALFLNTLKGYIEQPESWMGTLGPAIPEGKWDYDVVVIGGGPGGEDCARELAEHGIKVAMVNDAPLPGGECLWRGCIPSKAWRAAADRLRDRTHDAHLGVEGTTGGKLNFALLEKTRRKVLETRGEMAKKTDTGVKIKLIQGFASFETDHRLFVDTSANGSDPHPRAPQGDGSKGEHITFGCAVIAAGAPPFVPPIPGAQEGLKNGGVLTSDTVWTLKQAPKKLAIVGGGAIGVEMAQIFQDFGSEVTLLEGQPRLLAEVEQEIAKNLADILNKDPHLTVHVSAKVQDIKGKPGAMKLSFADAENKTHTLSCDYVLMATGKRPVLEPLKLDKAAVAVEKGVIKADARCRTSVPHIFAAGDVIGGYMLAHTAATQGRVVAANIIGADARYNQDKDCGVIFTRPQAAFVGLSVEQAKTRNIDAVEVKVPMSIDAKAMITNETLGLIKLVADKKTRRIIGVHFLADHADTLIGEAVMMVAGDMTLEQVAHAIHPHPTQTELFGDMVRRLLSRLRRTQKVSAGKSY is encoded by the coding sequence ATGTCCGAACCCCACCCCATAAAAATGCCGCAACTCTCCGACACCATGACCGAAGGTGTCGTGGTGAGCTGGGAAAAAAATATCGGTGATCAAGTTTCGCGCGGCGACGTGGTGGCGACGGTGGAAACCGACAAGGCCATCATGGATGTCGAAGTGTTCCGCGATGGTTTTCTGTCCGGTCCGCGCGCGGCGCTGAACAGCGTTGTGCCAGTGGGTGCGCCGATAGGCTATCTCGTGGCGAGCGCCGCCGAGGTGCAGGCGGAGGGGGCTGCTCCGGCTCCAGCCGCCGCAACGCGAGTAGAGGTAAAGCAAACGTCCAAGCTCACCGAAACAGCGGCGCCAGCGCAGGCTGTTGCTCAGCCTGCTGCAACCCCAGCGCCGCAAGCGGCGACGCACATGGATGTGCTAGTGTCGCGGGAGGCAGGAAGCCGGGAGCGACCGACCCATGTTATCAAGATGCCGCAACTCTCCGACACCATGACTGAAGGTGTCGTGGTCGGCTGGACTAAAAAGGTAGGTGACAAAATCGAGCGTGGCGATGTCGTCGCGCAGGTCGAGACCGACAAGGCCATCATGGACGTGGAAGTATTCCGCGCCGGCTTCCTGTCCGGCCCCATCGCGCCGGTGGACAGCGTGGTGGCGGTGGGCGGCGCGCTTGCCTATCTCGTGGATAAATCAGAAGACGTGGTGCACACCGCTCTCGCCGTGATGGGCAAGGGCGCGGTGGACAATGTCACCAGCCCGTCGGAACAGGAGGAGCGGCATCGCCTCGCCGCCGCGCATCCCGCGCCGGGACACAAGGCGCCGCTCATGGGCGCCGAGCCGAGCGAACCCGTCGCGCGCCCCGACAACAAACAGGCGACCCCGCAGGCGCGCAAGCTCGCCGCGGAGTTGCACGTAAATCTGAACACGCTCAAGGGCAGCGGCCCGGACGGCGTGATCACCGCGCAGGACGTGCGCCGCGCGCAGCCGCTGGAGCGTCCGAGCGAGGTCGCGCCGCAAATCCCCGCGCACGTGATGCCGGAAGTTCAGGTACCGGGGCATGGCCGCGCCATGACCGCGATGGAACGTGCGGTGACTCACTCCATGACGGCGGCGCTCACCATGCCGACGTTCCATGTCACGCTGCATGCCAAGCCGGAAAATCTCATCAAGGCGGCGAAGCGCAAAGGCGTGTCGCTCACCGTGCTCATCGCCAAGGCCTGCGCCGAGGCGATCAAAAAACATCCGACCGTCAACTGGGCCTATCAGCCGGTGGACAAACTGGTCGAGCGCGACGATGTGGATATCGGCATCGCGGTCTCGGCGGACAGCGGCGGCCTCGTGGTGCCGGTGCTCAGGCACTGCGAGTCGCGTGGTCTCGATGAATTAAATACCTCCTGGAAAGACCTGGTCGAGCGCGCACGCGTGCGCCGCCTGAAGCCGGAAGAGTACGCCAATCCGACCTTCATGATTTCCAACATGGGCATGCTCGGCGTGAGTTATTTCGACGCCATCCCCACCCCCGGCACGGCGGCCATCCTCGCCATCGCCACGACACAGGAACAGGGCATGCCGCTCACCGTGACCGCCGATCATCGCGTGGTGAACGGTGCGGAGGTGGCGCTGTTTCTCAATACCTTGAAAGGTTATATCGAACAACCGGAGAGCTGGATGGGAACGCTCGGTCCTGCAATACCCGAAGGCAAATGGGATTACGACGTCGTCGTCATCGGCGGTGGGCCGGGCGGCGAAGACTGCGCACGCGAACTTGCCGAACACGGCATCAAGGTAGCGATGGTGAACGACGCGCCGCTGCCGGGCGGCGAATGCCTGTGGCGCGGCTGCATTCCGTCGAAGGCGTGGCGCGCGGCGGCGGACCGCCTGCGCGACCGCACGCACGACGCGCATCTCGGTGTCGAAGGCACCACCGGGGGCAAGCTGAATTTCGCACTGCTGGAAAAGACGCGGCGCAAGGTGCTGGAGACGCGCGGCGAGATGGCGAAAAAGACCGACACCGGCGTCAAGATCAAACTCATCCAGGGTTTCGCCAGTTTCGAAACCGACCATCGTTTATTTGTGGACACCTCCGCCAACGGTAGCGATCCGCACCCGCGTGCGCCGCAAGGCGACGGCTCCAAGGGCGAGCACATCACCTTCGGCTGTGCGGTGATTGCCGCCGGTGCGCCGCCGTTTGTGCCGCCGATTCCCGGTGCACAGGAAGGCCTGAAAAACGGCGGTGTGCTGACCTCCGACACGGTGTGGACGCTCAAACAAGCGCCGAAAAAACTCGCCATCGTCGGCGGCGGCGCCATCGGCGTCGAGATGGCGCAGATTTTCCAGGACTTCGGCAGCGAGGTCACGCTGCTCGAAGGCCAGCCGCGCCTGCTCGCCGAAGTCGAGCAGGAGATCGCCAAAAATCTCGCCGACATTTTGAATAAAGACCCGCACCTTACCGTGCACGTCTCCGCCAAGGTGCAGGACATCAAAGGAAAGCCCGGCGCGATGAAGCTCAGTTTCGCCGATGCGGAAAATAAAACGCACACGCTGAGCTGCGACTATGTGCTCATGGCGACCGGCAAGCGCCCGGTACTGGAGCCGCTTAAACTGGATAAGGCCGCTGTCGCGGTCGAGAAGGGTGTGATTAAAGCCGATGCGCGCTGCCGCACCAGTGTGCCGCACATCTTCGCGGCGGGCGACGTGATCGGCGGCTACATGCTCGCGCACACCGCCGCCACGCAGGGGCGCGTCGTCGCAGCGAACATCATCGGCGCAGACGCCCGGTACAACCAGGACAAGGACTGCGGCGTCATCTTCACCCGCCCGCAGGCCGCATTCGTAGGCCTGTCGGTAGAGCAGGCCAAGACCAGGAACATAGACGCCGTCGAAGTCAAAGTGCCCATGAGCATCGATGCCAAGGCCATGATCACCAACGAGACGCTGGGCCTGATTAAACTGGTCGCCGACAAGAAAACGCGTCGCATCATCGGCGTGCACTTCCTCGCCGACCACGCCGACACTTTAATCGGCGAAGCGGTGATGATGGTCGCCGGCGACATGACGCTGGAACAGGTGGCGCACGCGATACACCCGCACCCCACCCAAACCGAGCTGTTTGGAGACATGGTGAGAAGACTGTTATCACGCCTGCGCCGCACGCAGAAGGTTTCCGCCGGAAAATCATATTGA
- a CDS encoding type II toxin-antitoxin system VapC family toxin, with the protein MITAVDTNVLLDVFRNDPRFCTQSAALLRRCLGEGTLVACEVVWAETSAAFSDQAAFHMAMETLGVAYTTLNQQSAERAAAAWRRYRARGGKRSRVLADFLIGAHALHQADRILTRDRGFYRPYFKGLQLLDPATK; encoded by the coding sequence GTGATTACCGCGGTGGACACGAATGTCCTGCTGGATGTATTCCGTAACGATCCTCGTTTTTGCACCCAATCCGCCGCACTACTGCGCCGTTGTCTGGGCGAGGGGACATTAGTGGCGTGTGAGGTGGTGTGGGCGGAAACGTCTGCTGCGTTCAGCGATCAGGCCGCTTTCCACATGGCCATGGAAACCCTGGGCGTAGCCTATACTACGCTGAATCAGCAAAGCGCTGAGCGGGCCGCCGCCGCGTGGCGGCGCTATAGGGCGCGAGGCGGTAAGCGCAGCCGCGTACTGGCCGACTTCTTGATTGGCGCGCACGCGCTGCATCAGGCTGACCGTATACTTACCCGTGACCGTGGTTTTTACCGCCCTTATTTCAAGGGCCTGCAATTACTCGATCCTGCAACAAAATGA